One genomic region from Chlamydia poikilotherma encodes:
- the mnmA gene encoding tRNA 2-thiouridine(34) synthase MnmA codes for MNKTVVVAMSGGVDSSVVAYLLKRFTPYKVLGLFMKNWEEEDSDGLCSTAKDYEDVEKVANQLDIPYYTVSFAKEYRERVFSRFLAEYSKGYTPNPDVLCNREIKFDLLQRKVRELGGDFLATGHYCRLSSDGNGVHLLRGIDSQKDQSYFLCGTRRESLDNVLFPLGDMTKTKVRAIAEEAGLATAKKRDSTGICFIGKRPFKNFLEKFVPNLEGDIVDYDSQKIVGRHEGAYYYTIGQRRGLDLGGSEKPCYVVGKDIEKNIVYIVRGEDHPLLYQKELKAKELNWFVSLESITQCSAKVRYRSADEECEILYSKGSGEAQVRFSSPVKAITPGQTIAFYDGEKCLGGGVIEVSMIPHLV; via the coding sequence ATGAATAAAACTGTTGTTGTTGCTATGTCTGGAGGCGTAGATTCCTCCGTAGTTGCCTACTTATTAAAAAGATTTACCCCTTATAAAGTTCTTGGCCTCTTTATGAAAAATTGGGAAGAGGAAGATAGCGACGGCCTTTGCTCTACAGCTAAAGATTATGAAGATGTGGAAAAAGTTGCTAATCAATTAGATATTCCTTACTACACAGTATCTTTTGCTAAGGAATACCGTGAAAGAGTTTTCTCTCGTTTTCTTGCAGAATATTCTAAAGGTTATACACCTAATCCCGATGTTCTTTGTAATCGCGAAATAAAGTTTGATCTTCTTCAGAGAAAAGTCCGCGAATTAGGGGGAGATTTCCTAGCTACAGGTCATTATTGTCGCTTATCTTCAGATGGCAATGGTGTTCATTTACTTCGTGGTATAGATTCTCAAAAAGATCAAAGTTATTTTTTATGTGGGACACGAAGAGAATCTCTGGATAATGTACTTTTCCCTTTAGGAGATATGACAAAAACAAAAGTACGCGCTATCGCCGAAGAAGCTGGATTAGCTACCGCTAAGAAAAGAGATAGCACAGGTATCTGTTTTATTGGGAAACGTCCATTTAAAAATTTTCTTGAAAAGTTCGTGCCCAACTTAGAAGGAGATATTGTGGATTATGATTCTCAGAAAATTGTGGGCCGACACGAAGGCGCCTACTATTACACGATAGGGCAACGACGTGGGTTAGATCTGGGTGGCTCAGAAAAACCTTGTTATGTTGTTGGTAAGGATATAGAGAAAAACATTGTATATATAGTACGTGGGGAAGATCACCCTTTACTCTATCAGAAAGAACTTAAAGCTAAGGAATTGAATTGGTTTGTATCTTTAGAATCTATAACGCAATGTAGTGCAAAAGTACGTTATCGCTCTGCTGATGAAGAATGTGAAATTCTTTATTCCAAGGGGAGTGGTGAAGCACAAGTACGGTTTTCTTCTCCTGTTAAGGCAATCACCCCGGGGCAAACAATTGCCTTTTATGATGGGGAGAAGTGCCTCGGGGGCGGGGTCATAGAAGTTTCTATGATTCCCCATTTGGTATAG
- a CDS encoding ATP-dependent Clp protease ATP-binding subunit: MFEKFTNRAKQVIKLAKKEAQRLNHNYLGTEHILLGLLKLGQGVAVNVLRNLGVDFDTAKQEVERLIGYGPEIQVYGDPALTGRVKKSFESANEEAGILEHNYVGTEHLLLGILNQADGVALQVLENLHIDPREVRKEVLKELETFNLQLPPASSSNPRGNSSSSSKSSSLGHTLGGEKSDKLSALKAYGYDLTEMFRESKLDPVIGRSAEVERLILILCRRRKNNPVLIGEAGVGKTAIVEGLAQKIISNEVPDTLRKKRLITLDLALMIAGTKYRGQFEERIKAVMDEVRKHGNILLFIDELHTIVGAGAAEGAIDASNILKPALARGEIQCIGATTIDEYRKHIEKDAALERRFQKIIVQPPSVDETIEILRGLKKKYEEHHNVAITEEALKAAATLSDQYVHGRFLPDKAIDLLDEAGARVRVNTMDQPTELMKLEAEIETTKLAKEQAIGTQEYEKAAGLRDEEKKLRERLSNMKQEWENHKEEHQIPVDEEAVAQVVSLQTGIPSARLTEAESEKLLKLEDTLRKKVIGQDQAVASICRAIRRSRTGIKDPNRPTGSFLFLGPTGVGKTLLAQQMAIEMFGGEDALIQVDMSEYMEKFAATKMMGSPPGYVGHEEGGHLTEQVRRRPYCVVLFDEIEKAHPDIMDLMLQILEQGRLTDSFGRKIDFRHAIIIMTSNLGADLIKKSGEIGFGSRSNFDYKVIQEKIEHAVKKHLKPEFINRLDESVIFRPLEKDALSEIIHLEISKLDSRLKNYQMALSIPDSVISFLVTKGHSPEMGARPLRRVIEQYLEDPLAELLLKESCRQEARKLRANLFEDRVTFERDEEQAAESVAVTIPNGES, from the coding sequence ATGTTTGAGAAGTTTACTAACAGAGCAAAACAAGTCATTAAATTGGCTAAAAAAGAAGCTCAGAGGTTAAATCATAACTATCTAGGCACAGAGCACATACTCTTAGGCCTACTCAAACTAGGCCAAGGTGTAGCTGTAAATGTCTTACGCAATTTAGGAGTAGACTTTGACACTGCCAAGCAAGAAGTCGAGAGATTAATCGGTTATGGACCGGAAATTCAGGTTTATGGCGACCCTGCGCTTACCGGTAGAGTAAAAAAATCTTTTGAATCAGCAAATGAAGAAGCTGGAATTTTAGAACATAATTATGTGGGTACTGAACACCTCCTTTTGGGGATTTTAAATCAAGCTGACGGTGTTGCTTTACAAGTTTTAGAAAACTTACATATTGATCCTAGAGAAGTTCGCAAAGAAGTTCTTAAAGAATTAGAAACATTCAATCTTCAACTCCCTCCCGCATCTTCTTCTAATCCTCGAGGCAACTCTTCCTCCTCTTCCAAATCTTCTTCTTTAGGCCATACCCTAGGTGGAGAAAAAAGTGATAAGCTATCAGCATTAAAAGCCTACGGTTACGATTTAACAGAGATGTTTCGTGAATCTAAGCTTGATCCTGTTATTGGCCGTTCTGCGGAAGTTGAACGTTTAATCTTAATCCTTTGCCGTAGAAGAAAAAATAATCCCGTACTTATCGGTGAAGCCGGTGTGGGGAAAACTGCTATTGTTGAAGGATTAGCACAAAAAATCATTTCTAATGAAGTTCCTGATACGTTACGTAAGAAGCGTTTAATTACTTTAGATCTTGCTTTAATGATTGCAGGAACGAAATATCGCGGTCAATTTGAAGAACGTATCAAAGCTGTTATGGATGAAGTCCGCAAACATGGCAACATCCTTTTATTTATCGATGAACTGCATACTATTGTAGGTGCTGGAGCTGCTGAAGGCGCTATTGATGCTTCAAACATTTTAAAACCTGCATTAGCACGTGGAGAAATCCAGTGTATCGGAGCAACAACAATTGATGAATATCGCAAGCATATTGAAAAAGATGCTGCTTTAGAACGTAGATTCCAAAAAATCATTGTCCAACCACCTAGTGTAGACGAGACTATCGAAATCCTACGTGGGCTGAAAAAGAAATACGAAGAGCATCACAACGTTGCTATTACTGAAGAAGCTTTGAAAGCTGCGGCCACATTGTCCGACCAGTATGTTCACGGACGTTTCCTTCCTGATAAAGCTATTGATTTATTAGATGAGGCTGGAGCTCGCGTACGCGTAAATACCATGGATCAACCTACAGAGTTAATGAAACTCGAAGCTGAGATTGAAACTACGAAACTTGCTAAAGAACAAGCTATCGGAACTCAAGAATATGAAAAAGCTGCGGGATTGCGTGACGAGGAGAAAAAGCTTCGAGAACGTCTCTCCAATATGAAACAGGAATGGGAAAATCACAAAGAAGAACATCAGATTCCTGTAGATGAAGAGGCTGTCGCCCAAGTAGTTTCATTACAAACAGGAATTCCTTCTGCAAGACTTACTGAAGCAGAAAGTGAAAAACTACTTAAATTAGAAGATACTTTACGTAAAAAAGTTATTGGCCAGGATCAAGCTGTAGCAAGTATTTGCCGTGCTATTCGTCGTTCAAGAACAGGGATTAAAGATCCTAATCGTCCTACAGGTTCCTTCTTATTCTTAGGTCCCACAGGAGTTGGCAAAACATTACTTGCTCAACAAATGGCTATTGAGATGTTCGGTGGTGAGGATGCCTTAATTCAAGTAGACATGTCTGAATACATGGAAAAATTTGCTGCTACAAAAATGATGGGATCACCTCCAGGATATGTTGGTCATGAGGAGGGTGGTCATCTTACAGAGCAAGTGCGTCGCCGACCTTATTGTGTTGTCCTATTCGATGAGATTGAAAAAGCACATCCTGACATTATGGATTTAATGTTACAGATCTTAGAGCAAGGACGTCTTACAGACTCATTCGGTCGTAAGATTGATTTCCGTCATGCGATTATTATCATGACTTCTAACTTAGGTGCAGACTTAATTAAGAAAAGCGGAGAGATTGGATTTGGATCTCGATCGAATTTCGACTATAAAGTGATTCAAGAAAAAATTGAACATGCTGTGAAGAAACATTTAAAACCGGAATTTATCAACCGTTTAGATGAAAGTGTTATCTTCCGTCCTTTAGAAAAAGATGCCTTATCTGAAATAATCCATTTAGAAATTAGTAAACTGGACTCCCGTTTAAAAAATTACCAAATGGCATTAAGTATTCCAGACTCCGTGATTTCTTTCTTAGTCACGAAAGGACATTCTCCAGAAATGGGTGCACGACCTTTACGTCGTGTTATTGAGCAATATCTTGAAGACCCTCTCGCAGAACTTTTACTTAAAGAATCTTGCCGTCAAGAAGCACGAAAACTTCGCGCTAATCTTTTCGAAGATCGCGTTACTTTTGAACGTGATGAAGAACAAGCTGCTGAAAGTGTTGCTGTAACTATACCAAATGGGGAATCATAG
- a CDS encoding lipoyl protein ligase domain-containing protein translates to MTVRIVDSGKGSSEAHMARDKYLLEHLKRGEAILHLYEWGSQYPLTYGYFMRPEKFLIDNRADLGMDAAIRPTGGGFVFHHGDYAFSLLMSSEHPMYAPTVLENYYTVNQVVLQVLNKVFRIKGTLSFDEDTHHPQTSNFCMAKASKYDVLMGDKKVGGAAQRTVKQGFLHQGSIFLSGSSLEFYRKFLLPEVIDVIVPAIEKRAFFPLGLSAPSSDLSEARKEIKEGLIQRFSSGHL, encoded by the coding sequence ATGACTGTTCGCATAGTAGATTCCGGAAAAGGAAGTTCTGAGGCCCATATGGCCAGAGATAAGTATTTGCTAGAACACCTCAAAAGAGGAGAAGCGATTCTCCATCTCTATGAGTGGGGGAGCCAATATCCTCTCACTTACGGCTATTTTATGCGTCCAGAAAAATTTTTAATTGATAATAGGGCCGACCTCGGCATGGACGCGGCTATCCGACCTACGGGAGGAGGCTTTGTTTTTCATCACGGAGACTACGCATTTTCGTTATTAATGTCATCGGAACATCCTATGTATGCACCAACTGTGTTGGAGAATTATTATACTGTTAATCAGGTGGTGTTACAGGTTTTGAATAAGGTTTTCCGTATCAAGGGCACGCTCTCTTTTGACGAGGATACGCATCATCCTCAGACATCTAATTTTTGTATGGCTAAAGCTTCAAAATATGATGTTTTAATGGGAGATAAGAAAGTAGGGGGTGCTGCTCAGCGTACCGTAAAACAGGGATTCTTACATCAAGGATCCATATTCTTATCTGGGAGTTCATTAGAGTTTTACCGAAAGTTTCTTTTGCCTGAGGTTATTGATGTTATAGTCCCTGCAATTGAAAAACGGGCATTTTTCCCTCTAGGTCTGTCAGCGCCTTCTTCGGATCTTTCAGAGGCAAGAAAAGAAATAAAAGAAGGGTTAATTCAAAGATTTTCAAGTGGCCATCTATGA
- a CDS encoding phospholipase D-like domain-containing protein produces the protein MNKMRWGLVIALFCSFITKDTFAFTVHFPDSKEHVGVIVHDNSIEVYEKLLSAIDVAEHYVELCPCMAGGNILKEIVEHVDTRMSEAPRLCAYILIQPTLIDSKDKQILENARLKWPDRFFYLFTGCPPGSSILAPNIIESHVKISIVDGKYIFIGGTNFEDFMCTKGDAVPEPIESSRLIIAGTQRPRAFRDQDISISSVQLGTELRKEFHAHYGLWSAYAKKPWFNKNLDDFRILSYPELTVEEAESAYCNAIEGSPDLVTTDLKNIRVIFSGPDESKNAITQEYVDLINRSEKSIKIANMYFIPKDEIIESLKSACFDRGVRSEIITNGCTENSPSLTGVYAWGNRMNYFFLSYGERPSIWKKFIFSRKQPSSSLSVSEYFVPDTQLHKKCMIVDGRFFVIGSYNFGKKSDLFDYESIVVIDSPEIAQKASIVFKKDLSLSQPVDNSEIFDWYFNPVHNLIGHLQINFMPA, from the coding sequence ATGAATAAAATGCGATGGGGTTTAGTTATTGCACTCTTTTGTTCATTTATAACAAAAGATACTTTTGCCTTTACGGTGCATTTTCCTGACTCTAAGGAGCATGTGGGTGTTATTGTTCATGATAATAGTATTGAGGTTTACGAAAAGCTTTTATCAGCAATAGATGTTGCCGAGCACTATGTTGAATTGTGTCCCTGCATGGCTGGTGGAAACATACTAAAGGAGATCGTTGAGCATGTAGATACGCGTATGTCTGAAGCTCCTCGTCTGTGTGCTTATATACTTATTCAGCCTACGTTGATTGATAGTAAGGATAAGCAAATCCTTGAAAATGCAAGATTGAAGTGGCCCGATAGATTTTTTTATTTATTTACTGGATGCCCTCCAGGGTCGAGTATTCTTGCGCCCAATATTATAGAAAGTCATGTTAAGATTTCTATCGTGGATGGGAAGTACATTTTTATTGGGGGAACAAATTTTGAAGATTTTATGTGTACTAAGGGGGATGCAGTTCCTGAACCTATCGAGTCTTCACGTTTAATTATAGCAGGAACTCAAAGACCTAGAGCTTTTCGTGATCAGGATATCTCTATTAGCTCTGTGCAACTCGGGACAGAGTTAAGAAAGGAATTTCACGCGCATTATGGTCTCTGGAGCGCTTATGCAAAAAAACCCTGGTTTAATAAAAATCTCGATGATTTTCGGATACTCTCTTATCCAGAATTAACTGTTGAAGAAGCAGAATCTGCATATTGCAATGCCATTGAAGGAAGTCCTGATCTTGTAACGACAGATCTTAAAAATATTCGTGTGATTTTTTCTGGTCCTGATGAAAGTAAAAATGCAATCACCCAGGAATATGTGGATTTAATAAATAGGTCAGAGAAATCTATCAAGATTGCGAATATGTATTTTATTCCCAAAGATGAAATTATTGAGAGTTTAAAATCTGCATGTTTCGATCGTGGTGTCCGATCGGAAATCATTACTAATGGATGTACAGAAAATAGTCCTAGTCTTACAGGAGTATATGCTTGGGGTAATCGTATGAACTATTTCTTTTTATCTTATGGCGAACGTCCCTCAATATGGAAAAAATTCATATTTTCTAGAAAACAACCTAGTAGTTCTCTGTCTGTGAGTGAATATTTTGTTCCGGATACGCAGCTACATAAAAAATGTATGATTGTGGACGGGCGTTTCTTTGTAATAGGTAGCTACAACTTTGGTAAGAAAAGTGATCTTTTTGACTATGAAAGTATTGTTGTAATTGATTCTCCAGAAATTGCTCAAAAAGCCAGCATTGTCTTTAAAAAAGATTTAAGCTTATCCCAACCTGTAGATAATTCTGAGATTTTTGATTGGTATTTTAATCCTGTTCACAATCTCATTGGTCATTTACAAATTAATTTTATGCCTGCTTAA
- a CDS encoding glycine cleavage protein H-like protein, whose product MWDSDYHVWILPIHNDVVRLGLTARMGENLGQILHIDLPALGSFCNEGEILVILESSKSAIEVLSPVSGEIIEVNENLKENIELLNNSPEESGWFVVVKLNQKLNTENLILKD is encoded by the coding sequence ATGTGGGATTCTGATTATCATGTGTGGATTCTACCGATTCATAATGATGTTGTCCGTTTGGGATTGACAGCTAGAATGGGAGAAAACTTGGGCCAAATTCTTCATATTGATTTACCTGCACTAGGTAGTTTTTGTAATGAAGGTGAGATTCTAGTTATATTGGAGTCTTCAAAATCCGCTATTGAAGTTTTAAGCCCTGTTTCAGGAGAAATTATAGAAGTTAATGAGAATCTAAAAGAGAATATAGAGCTTCTTAATAATTCTCCTGAGGAATCTGGGTGGTTTGTGGTTGTTAAACTCAATCAAAAATTGAATACAGAAAATCTTATTCTTAAAGATTAG